One region of Carya illinoinensis cultivar Pawnee chromosome 8, C.illinoinensisPawnee_v1, whole genome shotgun sequence genomic DNA includes:
- the LOC122318000 gene encoding GDSL esterase/lipase At1g09390-like, whose protein sequence is MACRFLSPHFCSIFFLLVPLLSLLSLPRPVLCQCKRPPVIFNFGDSNSDTGGLVAGLGFPVNFPNGRAFFHRSTGRLSDGRLLIDLLCQSLNASLLSPYLDSLGEAKFSNGANFAVVGSSTLPRFVPFSLNIQVMQFLHFKARSIELAAAGSGPLINDEAFRNALYMIDMGQNDIADTFSKNPSYAQVVKRIPSVIREIRNAIKTLYTQGGRNFWIHNTGPLGCLPQKLSLVQNKDLDPYGCISSYNSAARLFNEGLRHLCLEMRSELKDASIVYVDIFAIKYDLIANSTKYGFSSPLMACCGNGGPPYNYNIKVTCGQPGFQVCNEGSKLVSWDGIHYTDAANTFISSKVLSAAHSTPHTTFDFFCRG, encoded by the exons ATGGCCTGTCGctttctctctccccacttTTGCTCCATTTTCTTCTTGCTCGTTCCATTGCTTTCCCTGCTTTCTCTTCCAAGGCCGGTTCTCTGTCAGTGCAAAAGACCTCCGGTTATCTTCAACTTCGGGGACTCCAACTCCGACACGGGTGGACTTGTCGCCGGGCTCGGTTTCCCTGTCAATTTTCCCAACGGTCGTGCCTTCTTCCACCGGTCTACCGGCCGGTTGTCCGATGGCCGGCTCCTGATTGACCTCCTGT GCCAGAGTTTGAATGCAAGCTTACTGAGCCCATACCTGGACTCCTTGGGAGAAGCCAAGTTCTCAAATGGGGCAAATTTTGCAGTGGTGGGGTCCTCTACTCTCCCTCGCTTTGTCCCATTTTCTTTGAATATTCAGGTCATGCAGTTCCTTCATTTCAAGGCTCGCTCCATTGAACTTGCAGCCGcag gtTCCGGGCCTTTGATCAATGATGAGGCATTCCGGAATGCACTTTACATGATTGATATGGGCCAAAATGACATTGCCGATACATTCTCCAAGAACCCATCGTATGCACAGGTTGTAAAAAGAATTCCATCAGTCATTAGAGAAATCCGCAATGCTATCAAG ACCTTGTATACTCAAGGTGGTCGGAACTTTTGGATACATAACACCGGGCCATTGGGTTGCCTACCTCAAAAACTGTCATTGGTTCAAAACAAGGATTTGGATCCGTATggatgtatttcaagttataattCTGCTGCAAGATTGTTTAATGAAGGACTGCGTCATTTGTGCCTAGAGATGAGATCTGAACTGAAGGATGCTAGCATAGTCTATGTAGATATATTTGCAATCAAGTATGATCTCATCGCCAACTCCACCAAATACG GTTTCTCGAGTCCCCTAATGGCATGCTGCGGGAATGGAGGTCCTCCatacaattataatatcaaGGTGACATGTGGGCAGCCTGGCTTTCAGGTCTGCAATGAAGGATCTAAACTCGTAAGTTGGGATGGGATCCATTATACTGATGCTGCAAACACCTTTATATCATCAAAAGTACTTTCCGCAGCTCATTCTACACCACATACTACGTTCGATTTCTTTTGTCGTGGTTGA